A stretch of the Mycobacteriales bacterium genome encodes the following:
- a CDS encoding NTP transferase domain-containing protein, whose protein sequence is MTYDGIVLAGGAGSRLGGTHKPNLTVAGHRLLDVAIDALSGAATVIVVGPVVATARPVTWVLEDPPGGGPVAALAAGLSAATASSTVVLASDLPFISASIVASVVSGRGTAGAAIAVDDDGCDQPLIGCYDTGALRAVVPSPVANASMRSVLQRLERVGEVRRIATPGAGVMDCDTPDDIARAEALA, encoded by the coding sequence ATGACGTACGACGGCATCGTGCTGGCCGGCGGTGCCGGCAGCCGGCTCGGCGGGACGCACAAGCCCAACCTCACGGTGGCCGGTCACCGGTTGCTCGACGTCGCGATCGACGCGCTCTCCGGCGCCGCCACGGTCATCGTCGTCGGACCGGTGGTCGCGACCGCGCGTCCGGTGACCTGGGTGCTCGAGGACCCGCCCGGCGGTGGGCCGGTCGCCGCGCTCGCCGCCGGCCTGTCCGCGGCGACTGCCTCCAGCACGGTCGTTCTCGCCAGCGACCTTCCGTTCATCTCTGCCTCGATCGTGGCGTCGGTGGTCTCCGGGCGCGGCACCGCCGGCGCCGCCATCGCGGTGGACGACGACGGCTGCGACCAGCCGCTCATCGGGTGCTACGACACGGGTGCACTTCGCGCCGTAGTTCCGTCGCCGGTCGCGAATGCCTCGATGCGCAGCGTGCTTCAACGACTGGAGCGGGTCGGTGAGGTACGCCGGATCGCCACCCCTGGAGCCGGCGTGATGGACTGCGACACTCCCGACGACATCGCCCGCGCGGAGGCACTCGCATGA
- a CDS encoding FdhF/YdeP family oxidoreductase, producing MARRRAPRDDVTDDGLRVSKPPGAAAGLPGVYHGLQHAEREMGLPRSLTTLRRLNQQDGFDCPSCAWPDPPHRHRIEFCENGAKATAWEADILRVPSEFWAEHSVKDLAGRTEYWLGQQGRLVEPVYKPADSDHYRPLGWDEAFEVIARHLKALDSPNEATFYTSGRTSNEAAFLYQLFVRSFGTNNLPDCSNMCHESTGVALAESIGVGKSSVSYEDFAKADLIIVMGQNPGTNHPRMLTALEEAKHGGTSIVAINPLPEPGLMRFKNPQRPSGVIGRGTALADQFLQVRLGGDMALLQAVAKRVIAADDRDPGSVLDQAFIDEHTIGLDAYRAHLAGVSDEDVLEATGLRSAEIDELALRYIASNATIVTWAMGLTQHKHAVVTIQEIVNLLLLRGNIGKPGAGASPIRGHSNVQGDRTMGIWERPPAAFIDAMEREFGLTFPREPGVDVVDAVRGMRDGRIKVFLAVGGNFVAATSDTVTTEAALRRTRLSVQVSTKLNHSHGVTGEEALILPTLGRTEIDRQASGEQFVTVEDTVCRVHLSHGRLEPASADLLSEVAIIARLARAVLGNRGDLPWEQFVTDYDTIRDRIARVIPGCDDYNAKVRRPNGFVLPHPPRDERRFPTKSGKAEIVVNDLEWPRCPPGRLLLQTVRSQDQFNTTIYGLDDRYRGVRKGRRVVFVNPDDLAELGFTDGDIVDLHSEWNDGVDRIAEHFRVIAFPTARGCAAAYFPEANPLVALDSQADRSGTPASKAIILRLEPARSHTSLP from the coding sequence ATGGCCAGACGACGAGCACCACGTGACGACGTCACGGATGACGGCCTTCGGGTCAGCAAGCCGCCGGGCGCGGCCGCAGGTCTGCCCGGCGTCTACCACGGCCTGCAGCACGCCGAGCGCGAGATGGGGCTGCCCCGAAGCCTCACGACGCTGCGTCGGCTGAACCAGCAGGACGGCTTCGACTGCCCCTCGTGCGCGTGGCCCGATCCGCCGCACCGGCACCGCATCGAGTTCTGCGAGAACGGCGCGAAGGCCACCGCGTGGGAAGCCGACATCCTTCGCGTACCCAGCGAGTTCTGGGCCGAGCACTCGGTGAAGGACCTGGCCGGTCGCACCGAGTACTGGCTCGGCCAGCAGGGCCGGCTGGTCGAGCCGGTCTACAAGCCGGCCGACAGCGACCACTACCGCCCGCTGGGTTGGGACGAGGCGTTCGAGGTCATCGCCCGGCATCTCAAGGCACTCGACTCGCCGAACGAAGCGACCTTCTACACCTCGGGCCGGACGAGCAACGAAGCCGCGTTCCTCTACCAGCTGTTCGTGCGATCGTTCGGCACCAACAACCTCCCGGACTGCTCGAACATGTGCCATGAGAGCACGGGCGTCGCCCTCGCCGAGAGCATCGGGGTCGGGAAGTCGAGCGTCAGCTACGAGGACTTCGCCAAGGCCGACCTGATCATCGTGATGGGACAGAACCCGGGCACCAACCATCCACGGATGCTGACCGCGCTCGAGGAGGCCAAGCACGGCGGTACGTCGATCGTGGCGATCAACCCGCTGCCCGAGCCCGGCCTGATGCGGTTCAAGAACCCGCAGCGGCCGTCGGGCGTCATCGGACGGGGCACCGCGCTCGCGGACCAGTTCCTCCAAGTCCGGCTCGGTGGCGACATGGCGCTGCTGCAGGCGGTCGCGAAACGCGTGATCGCAGCCGATGACCGCGACCCCGGATCCGTCCTCGATCAGGCCTTCATCGACGAGCACACGATCGGTCTCGATGCCTACCGCGCACATCTCGCGGGCGTCTCGGACGAGGACGTCCTCGAAGCGACCGGACTGCGCTCGGCGGAGATCGACGAGCTCGCTCTGCGCTACATCGCCTCGAACGCCACGATCGTCACCTGGGCGATGGGACTGACCCAGCACAAGCACGCAGTCGTCACTATTCAGGAGATCGTCAACCTGCTGCTGCTGCGTGGAAACATCGGCAAACCGGGCGCCGGGGCGTCACCGATCCGCGGGCACAGCAACGTCCAGGGCGATCGCACGATGGGCATCTGGGAGCGACCGCCGGCCGCGTTCATCGACGCGATGGAACGCGAGTTCGGGCTCACGTTCCCGCGCGAGCCCGGCGTCGACGTCGTCGATGCCGTGCGCGGCATGCGGGACGGGCGGATCAAGGTGTTCCTGGCGGTCGGCGGCAATTTCGTCGCGGCCACATCGGACACCGTCACGACCGAAGCGGCGCTACGGCGTACCCGGCTGAGCGTGCAGGTCTCCACCAAGCTCAACCACTCGCACGGCGTCACCGGCGAGGAGGCGCTGATCCTCCCGACCCTCGGCCGGACCGAGATCGATCGGCAGGCGAGCGGCGAGCAGTTCGTCACCGTTGAGGACACGGTCTGTCGCGTCCACCTGTCCCACGGGCGACTCGAGCCGGCATCGGCCGACCTGCTGTCAGAAGTGGCGATCATCGCCCGGCTCGCGCGCGCGGTCCTCGGCAACCGCGGCGACCTTCCCTGGGAGCAGTTCGTCACGGACTACGACACGATCCGGGACCGCATCGCCCGGGTGATCCCCGGCTGCGACGACTACAACGCAAAGGTCCGCCGGCCGAACGGGTTCGTCCTCCCACATCCGCCGCGCGACGAACGCCGGTTCCCTACGAAGTCCGGCAAGGCCGAGATCGTCGTGAACGACCTGGAGTGGCCGCGATGCCCGCCCGGTCGCCTGTTGCTCCAGACCGTGCGTTCGCAGGACCAGTTCAACACCACGATCTACGGACTCGATGACCGGTACCGAGGCGTGCGCAAGGGCCGCCGCGTCGTGTTCGTCAACCCGGACGACCTGGCGGAGCTCGGCTTCACAGACGGCGACATCGTCGACCTGCACTCGGAGTGGAACGACGGTGTCGACCGGATCGCGGAGCACTTCCGGGTGATCGCCTTCCCGACCGCACGAGGATGCGCGGCGGCCTACTTCCCCGAAGCCAACCCGCTGGTGGCACTGGACAGCCAGGCCGACCGCAGCGGAACTCCGGCGTCCAAGGCGATCATCCTGCGGCTCGAACCCGCCCGCTCGCACACGTCCCTTCCATGA
- a CDS encoding DUF6457 domain-containing protein produces the protein MTLDEWVQAVCLELDLGAVDTGAVLDLARDVAHGVARPAAPVTCLLVGLAATGAEDLDAVIDRVRALLPES, from the coding sequence ATGACGCTCGACGAATGGGTGCAGGCCGTGTGTCTCGAGCTCGACCTCGGCGCGGTTGACACCGGCGCGGTGCTCGATCTGGCGCGCGACGTCGCCCACGGCGTCGCCCGTCCGGCCGCACCGGTGACCTGCCTGCTGGTCGGGCTCGCTGCGACCGGTGCCGAAGACCTCGATGCCGTCATCGACCGCGTGCGCGCCCTCCTTCCCGAGTCGTGA
- a CDS encoding flavin reductase family protein, whose product MTEPIDPQRFRHVLGHFPTGVAVVTGMDRDGSPVGLAIGSFSSLSLEPPLVAFMVNTRSSSWPRIHSSGHFCVNILGAHQESVCRIFATPGEEKFANLDWHSASSGAPVLDGVLAWIDCDIEAVHEAGDHYIVIGAVRELDTGSSTLPLVFFQGGYDWPDAPDAPIDSVDSIDPMS is encoded by the coding sequence ATGACCGAACCGATCGATCCCCAGCGCTTTCGGCACGTGCTCGGACACTTCCCGACCGGCGTTGCCGTCGTTACTGGCATGGATCGGGACGGCTCACCGGTGGGCCTCGCGATCGGTTCCTTCAGCTCGCTGTCCTTGGAGCCGCCGCTGGTCGCCTTCATGGTCAACACCCGCTCGAGCAGCTGGCCTCGGATCCATTCCTCCGGTCACTTCTGCGTGAACATTCTCGGCGCGCACCAGGAATCGGTCTGCCGGATCTTCGCGACGCCCGGCGAGGAGAAGTTCGCGAACCTGGACTGGCACTCGGCCAGCTCCGGCGCGCCGGTCCTTGACGGTGTGCTCGCCTGGATCGACTGCGACATCGAGGCAGTCCACGAGGCGGGTGACCACTACATCGTGATCGGAGCGGTGCGCGAGCTCGATACCGGATCGAGCACGTTGCCGCTGGTGTTCTTCCAGGGTGGGTACGACTGGCCGGACGCCCCGGACGCACCGATCGACTCGGTGGACTCGATCGACCCGATGTCCTGA
- a CDS encoding TetR family transcriptional regulator: MAPPRARLSADLASVARPAQAAPAAQRTFGERRVESPEVRERILEAARARFRAHGYRPVTVRSIAAEARVDVALVTFYFGTKQRLFSAAMALPIRPLDTLAEILEGELDTLGERMLRSMLSVWDDPNTGPALRGLLSTAAVDGDQARMVREAVHREIIQRYAARLEGKDSLARAAALTTQVAGVVFARYLLQIEPIASMTADEVLKALAPSLQLIVDGG; this comes from the coding sequence ATGGCGCCACCCCGAGCGCGGCTCAGCGCTGACCTCGCCTCCGTCGCCCGGCCCGCCCAGGCCGCGCCGGCGGCCCAGCGCACCTTCGGCGAGCGCCGGGTCGAGAGCCCGGAGGTGCGCGAGCGCATCCTCGAGGCGGCGCGAGCCCGGTTTCGAGCCCACGGCTACCGGCCGGTAACCGTCCGTTCCATCGCCGCCGAGGCTCGCGTCGACGTCGCGCTCGTGACCTTCTACTTCGGCACGAAGCAACGCCTGTTCAGCGCGGCGATGGCCCTGCCGATCCGGCCACTCGACACCCTCGCCGAGATTCTCGAAGGTGAGCTCGACACGCTCGGCGAACGCATGCTCCGCTCGATGCTGAGCGTGTGGGACGACCCGAACACCGGGCCCGCGCTGCGCGGTCTGCTCAGCACCGCCGCGGTCGACGGTGACCAGGCTCGGATGGTCCGAGAGGCCGTGCACCGCGAGATCATCCAGCGATACGCCGCGCGGCTGGAAGGAAAGGACTCGCTGGCCCGGGCGGCGGCGTTGACGACGCAGGTCGCGGGGGTGGTCTTCGCGCGCTACCTGCTGCAGATCGAGCCGATCGCGTCCATGACCGCCGACGAGGTGCTGAAGGCGCTCGCCCCGTCCTTGCAGCTGATCGTCGACGGCGGCTGA
- a CDS encoding class I SAM-dependent methyltransferase, protein MDGPGRSRRWALRRVLRDSVLRLRHPRDHVAYYRAVMQDTVAQGAARAVGNSDRKAWREGGQRQFDYLRSHGLRPDSRLLEIGCGNLRAGWLLIDYLEPGGYYGIDISPAVLLAAEETVVRMGLTAKLPYLVLVDDLTFDLLPDAHFDVVHANSVFSHSPIGVIEQALSHVGRVLKPDGHFDFTFNRTERRERNVLREDFYYRTETLVNLARRCGLDAEFMTDWEDLRPRQSKLRVRVPAQADRAG, encoded by the coding sequence GTGGACGGTCCGGGCCGGTCGCGGCGGTGGGCGCTTCGACGCGTCCTTCGCGACAGCGTGCTGCGGCTGCGCCATCCCCGCGACCATGTCGCGTACTACCGCGCGGTGATGCAGGACACGGTGGCTCAGGGCGCGGCGCGGGCAGTCGGCAACAGCGATCGCAAGGCCTGGCGCGAGGGTGGGCAGCGCCAGTTCGACTACCTCCGCTCGCACGGGCTGCGCCCTGACTCGCGGCTGCTCGAGATCGGCTGCGGCAACCTGCGCGCGGGCTGGTTGCTCATCGACTACCTCGAGCCGGGTGGGTACTACGGCATCGACATCTCACCGGCCGTTCTGCTGGCGGCCGAGGAGACCGTGGTGCGCATGGGGCTCACCGCGAAGCTGCCGTATCTCGTCCTCGTCGACGACCTGACCTTCGACTTGCTGCCGGATGCGCACTTCGACGTCGTACATGCCAACAGCGTGTTCTCGCACTCGCCGATCGGCGTGATCGAGCAGGCGTTGTCCCACGTCGGCCGGGTTCTCAAGCCGGACGGGCATTTCGACTTCACCTTCAACCGCACCGAGCGCCGGGAGCGCAACGTCCTGCGCGAGGATTTCTACTACCGGACCGAAACGCTGGTGAACCTCGCTCGACGGTGCGGGTTGGATGCCGAGTTCATGACCGACTGGGAGGACCTGCGTCCTCGGCAGTCGAAGCTCAGGGTGCGCGTCCCGGCGCAGGCGGACCGGGCAGGATGA
- a CDS encoding nuclear transport factor 2 family protein produces MDDVAVLTELNARFVEACRHGASETLTSLLSAAFTYLDGATGEVWDIDQFLKDVAENPSPTVRIDQLVIHVEGNTAVVSARALRLPNSSRRYLDTYERRGGAWRCTHSCGWPLETRLP; encoded by the coding sequence GTGGACGATGTCGCCGTACTGACCGAACTCAACGCGAGGTTCGTCGAAGCCTGTCGGCATGGCGCATCGGAGACGTTGACGTCGCTGCTTTCTGCGGCATTCACCTATCTGGATGGTGCGACCGGTGAGGTCTGGGACATCGACCAGTTCTTGAAGGACGTCGCCGAGAACCCTTCGCCGACGGTCCGGATCGACCAGCTAGTGATCCATGTCGAGGGCAACACCGCCGTGGTGTCCGCACGTGCGCTACGCCTACCGAACTCCAGCCGCCGCTACCTCGACACCTACGAGCGGCGCGGTGGCGCTTGGCGCTGCACCCATTCCTGCGGCTGGCCGCTGGAGACCAGACTGCCGTGA
- the fdhD gene encoding formate dehydrogenase accessory sulfurtransferase FdhD yields MGRVTVRRQVMRVTAGSAPTTTFDTLVAEEPLELRVAGTTLAVTMRTPGDDMDLLAGFLVSEGVIRVRDDLREMRYCAGVDDTGRNTYNVLDATLGPHVPEVGSSLQRALVTTSACGLCGKSSIDAVEVDSPYRLSDDHVEIDAAWVATLPDRLRAAQAVFDRTGGLHAAALFDVRSDELLVLREDVGRHNAVDKVIGWALRDDRLPLRGTLLLVSGRASFELVQKAAVAGIPALAAVSAPSALAVDLADRVGLTLIGFLRPPSMVVYAGTHRMCSDARATHNHDSAHAPVPTPVTG; encoded by the coding sequence GTGGGACGCGTGACGGTACGCCGGCAGGTGATGCGGGTCACCGCCGGTTCCGCACCGACGACGACGTTCGACACCCTGGTTGCGGAGGAGCCGCTCGAGCTCCGGGTCGCCGGCACCACCCTCGCCGTCACCATGCGGACACCGGGCGACGACATGGACCTGCTGGCCGGCTTCCTGGTCAGCGAGGGTGTCATCCGGGTCCGCGACGATCTCCGCGAGATGCGCTACTGCGCCGGCGTCGACGACACGGGGCGCAATACCTATAACGTCCTCGACGCGACGCTCGGGCCGCACGTGCCCGAGGTCGGCTCGTCGCTGCAGCGTGCGCTCGTCACCACCAGCGCCTGTGGCTTGTGCGGCAAGTCCAGCATCGACGCGGTCGAGGTGGATTCGCCGTACCGACTGTCCGATGACCACGTCGAGATCGACGCCGCCTGGGTGGCGACCCTGCCGGACCGGCTGCGTGCGGCGCAAGCGGTCTTCGACCGCACCGGTGGGCTGCACGCCGCCGCGCTGTTCGACGTCCGGTCCGACGAACTGCTGGTGCTTCGTGAGGACGTCGGCCGGCACAACGCGGTCGACAAGGTGATCGGGTGGGCGCTCCGCGACGACCGGCTTCCGCTTCGCGGCACACTGCTCCTCGTGTCGGGACGCGCGTCCTTCGAGCTGGTGCAGAAGGCCGCCGTCGCCGGCATCCCCGCCCTGGCCGCCGTCTCCGCGCCGTCGGCGCTCGCGGTCGACCTGGCCGATCGCGTCGGCCTGACGCTGATCGGGTTTCTCCGCCCGCCGTCGATGGTCGTGTACGCCGGCACCCATCGCATGTGTAGCGACGCTCGTGCGACGCATAACCACGACAGCGCACATGCGCCGGTGCCCACCCCGGTCACCGGTTGA
- a CDS encoding ABC transporter permease — MVRFLIRRIVGGVVVLIVISIITFWLFYALPRHLHSNPAALYAGRSPSTATIAAVSEKLGLDKPFWTQYWEFLKGIFVGRTYGSGVTADACHRPCLGFSFINNEPVWSEITSDLPVDISLAIGASVIWVITGVATGVLSALRKATIFDRSAMTVALAGVSLPIYFTGLLSLAVFSYGPHWLRILPNVHYVGFTQNPLSWARNLLLPWVCLAFTYAALYARLTRGNMLETMSEDFVRTARAKGVTEERVIVRHGLRAAITPIITIFGMDLGLLLGGNVLVEQVFGFVGIGKLAIISIGSRDLPVVLGVTLFAAFFIVVANIIVDVVYAYVDPRVTYN, encoded by the coding sequence GTGGTCCGATTCCTCATCCGCCGCATCGTCGGCGGCGTGGTTGTGCTGATCGTGATCTCCATCATCACCTTCTGGCTGTTCTATGCCTTGCCGAGGCACTTGCACTCCAACCCGGCTGCCCTGTACGCCGGACGGAGTCCGAGTACGGCGACCATCGCCGCGGTATCGGAGAAGCTCGGGCTCGACAAGCCCTTCTGGACGCAGTACTGGGAGTTCCTCAAGGGAATCTTCGTGGGCCGGACGTACGGATCCGGCGTGACGGCCGACGCCTGTCACCGTCCCTGCCTCGGGTTCTCCTTCATCAACAACGAGCCGGTGTGGTCGGAGATCACCTCCGATCTCCCGGTCGACATCTCTCTCGCCATCGGCGCATCGGTGATCTGGGTCATCACCGGCGTCGCAACCGGCGTACTGTCCGCGCTTCGCAAGGCCACGATCTTCGACCGCTCCGCGATGACGGTCGCGCTGGCCGGTGTCTCGCTGCCGATCTATTTCACCGGCTTGTTGTCGCTGGCGGTGTTCAGCTACGGCCCGCATTGGTTGCGGATCCTGCCGAACGTTCACTACGTCGGCTTCACCCAGAACCCGCTCTCCTGGGCGCGCAACCTCTTGCTGCCCTGGGTATGTCTGGCGTTCACCTATGCCGCGCTATACGCGCGACTGACGCGGGGCAACATGCTCGAGACGATGTCCGAGGATTTCGTTCGCACCGCCCGAGCAAAGGGCGTGACCGAGGAGCGGGTGATCGTCCGGCACGGCCTGCGCGCCGCCATCACGCCGATCATCACGATCTTCGGCATGGATCTCGGACTGCTGCTCGGTGGCAACGTGCTCGTGGAGCAGGTGTTCGGGTTCGTCGGCATCGGCAAGCTCGCGATCATCTCGATCGGGAGCCGTGACCTTCCGGTCGTCCTCGGCGTCACGCTGTTCGCCGCGTTCTTCATCGTGGTCGCCAACATCATCGTCGATGTGGTGTACGCGTACGTCGATCCGCGCGTTACCTACAACTGA